One Rhinolophus sinicus isolate RSC01 linkage group LG06, ASM3656204v1, whole genome shotgun sequence DNA window includes the following coding sequences:
- the DPF2 gene encoding zinc finger protein ubi-d4 isoform X2 gives MAAVVENVVKLLGEQYYKDAMEQCHNYNARLCAERSVRLPFLDSQTGVAQSNCYIWMEKRHRGPGLASGQLYSYPARRWRKKRRAHPPEDPRLSFPSIKPDTEQTLKKEGLISQDGSSLEALLRTDPLEKRGAPDPRVDDDSLGEFPVTNSRARKRILEPDDFLDDLDDEDYEEDTPKRRGKGKSKGKGVGSARKKLDASILEDRDKPYACDNSFKQKHTSKAPQRVCGKRYKNRPGLSYHYAHSHLAEEEGEEKEDSQPPTPVSQRSEEQKSKKGPDGLALPNNYCDFCLGDSKINKKTGQPEELVSCSDCGRSGHPSCLQFTPVMMAAVKTYRWQCIECKCCNICGTSENDDQLLFCDDCDRGYHMYCLTPSMSEPPEGSWSCHLCLDLLKEKASIYQNQNSS, from the exons CCTTGGGGAGCAGTACTACAAAGATGCCATGGAGCAGTGCCACAATTACAATGCCCGCCTCTGTGCTGAGCGCAGTGTGCGCCTGCCCTTCTTGGACTCGCAGACCGGAGTAGCTCAGAGCAACTGTTACATCTGGATGGAAAAGCGACACCGGGGTCCAG GTTTGGCCTCTGGGCAGCTGTACTCCTACCCTGCCCGGCGCTGGCGGAAAAAGCGGCGAGCTCACCCTCCTGAGGACCCCAGACTTTCTTTCCCATCTATTAAACCAG ACACAGAACAGACCCTGAAGAAGGAGGGGCTCATTTCTCAAGACGGCAGTAGCTTAGAGGCTCTGTTGCGCACCGACCCCCTGGAGAAGCGAGGTGCCCCAGATCCCCGAGTTGATGATGACAGCCTGGGCGAGTTTCCTGTGACCAACAGTCGAGCACGGAAG CGGATCCTAGAGCCGGATGACTTCCTGGATGACCTGGACGACGAGGACTATGAAGAAGACACGCCCAAGCGTCGGGGAAAGGGGAAGTCCAAG GGTAAAGGTGTGGGCAGTGCCCGTAAGAAGCTGGACGCTTCCATCCTGGAGGACCGGGACAAACCCTATGCCTGTGACA aTAGTTTCAAACAAAAGCATACCTCGAAAGCGCCCCAGAGAG TTTGTGGGAAACGTTACAAGAACCGGCCCGGCCTCAGTTACCACTACGCACACTCCCACTTGGCCGAGGAGGAGGGCGAGGAGAAGGAGGACTCGCAGCCGCCCACCCCCGTGTCCCAGAGGTCGGAGGAGCAGAAGT CCAAGAAGGGTCCCGATGGATTGGCCCTGCCCAACAACTACTGCGACTTCTGCCTGGGGGACTCAAAGATCAACAAGAAGACGGGACAGCCCGAGGAGCTGGTGTCCTGCTCTGACTGTGGCCGCTCAG GGCATCCGTCGTGCCTCCAGTTCACCCCCGTGATGATGGCAGCAGTGAAGACCTACCGCTGGCAGTGCATTGAGTGCAAGTGCTGCAACATCTGTGGCACCTCCGAGAATGAC GACCAGCTGCTCTTCTGTGACGACTGCGATCGCGGCTACCACATGTACTGTCTTACTCCATCCATGTCTGAGCCTCCTGAAG GAAGTTGGAGCTGCCACTTGTGTCTGGACCTGCTGAAGGAGAAAGCTTCAATCTACCAGAACCAGAACTCTTCTTGA
- the DPF2 gene encoding zinc finger protein ubi-d4 isoform X1 produces the protein MAAVVENVVKLLGEQYYKDAMEQCHNYNARLCAERSVRLPFLDSQTGVAQSNCYIWMEKRHRGPGLASGQLYSYPARRWRKKRRAHPPEDPRLSFPSIKPDTEQTLKKEGLISQDGSSLEALLRTDPLEKRGAPDPRVDDDSLGEFPVTNSRARKRILEPDDFLDDLDDEDYEEDTPKRRGKGKSKGKGVGSARKKLDASILEDRDKPYACDICGKRYKNRPGLSYHYAHSHLAEEEGEEKEDSQPPTPVSQRSEEQKCKPGCRGAAWDRPGCAEPPLGTWTGPNAPRRHRIEGLLCLPVAKKGPDGLALPNNYCDFCLGDSKINKKTGQPEELVSCSDCGRSGHPSCLQFTPVMMAAVKTYRWQCIECKCCNICGTSENDDQLLFCDDCDRGYHMYCLTPSMSEPPEGSWSCHLCLDLLKEKASIYQNQNSS, from the exons CCTTGGGGAGCAGTACTACAAAGATGCCATGGAGCAGTGCCACAATTACAATGCCCGCCTCTGTGCTGAGCGCAGTGTGCGCCTGCCCTTCTTGGACTCGCAGACCGGAGTAGCTCAGAGCAACTGTTACATCTGGATGGAAAAGCGACACCGGGGTCCAG GTTTGGCCTCTGGGCAGCTGTACTCCTACCCTGCCCGGCGCTGGCGGAAAAAGCGGCGAGCTCACCCTCCTGAGGACCCCAGACTTTCTTTCCCATCTATTAAACCAG ACACAGAACAGACCCTGAAGAAGGAGGGGCTCATTTCTCAAGACGGCAGTAGCTTAGAGGCTCTGTTGCGCACCGACCCCCTGGAGAAGCGAGGTGCCCCAGATCCCCGAGTTGATGATGACAGCCTGGGCGAGTTTCCTGTGACCAACAGTCGAGCACGGAAG CGGATCCTAGAGCCGGATGACTTCCTGGATGACCTGGACGACGAGGACTATGAAGAAGACACGCCCAAGCGTCGGGGAAAGGGGAAGTCCAAG GGTAAAGGTGTGGGCAGTGCCCGTAAGAAGCTGGACGCTTCCATCCTGGAGGACCGGGACAAACCCTATGCCTGTGACA TTTGTGGGAAACGTTACAAGAACCGGCCCGGCCTCAGTTACCACTACGCACACTCCCACTTGGCCGAGGAGGAGGGCGAGGAGAAGGAGGACTCGCAGCCGCCCACCCCCGTGTCCCAGAGGTCGGAGGAGCAGAAGTGTAAGCCGGGCTGTCGGGGGGCGGCCTGGGACCGGCCAGGCTGTGCAGAACCCCCTCTGGGGACATGGACAGGCCCTAACGCCCCACGGCGGCATCGCATCGAAGgccttctctgtctccctgtaGCCAAGAAGGGTCCCGATGGATTGGCCCTGCCCAACAACTACTGCGACTTCTGCCTGGGGGACTCAAAGATCAACAAGAAGACGGGACAGCCCGAGGAGCTGGTGTCCTGCTCTGACTGTGGCCGCTCAG GGCATCCGTCGTGCCTCCAGTTCACCCCCGTGATGATGGCAGCAGTGAAGACCTACCGCTGGCAGTGCATTGAGTGCAAGTGCTGCAACATCTGTGGCACCTCCGAGAATGAC GACCAGCTGCTCTTCTGTGACGACTGCGATCGCGGCTACCACATGTACTGTCTTACTCCATCCATGTCTGAGCCTCCTGAAG GAAGTTGGAGCTGCCACTTGTGTCTGGACCTGCTGAAGGAGAAAGCTTCAATCTACCAGAACCAGAACTCTTCTTGA
- the DPF2 gene encoding zinc finger protein ubi-d4 isoform X3, with protein MAAVVENVVKLLGEQYYKDAMEQCHNYNARLCAERSVRLPFLDSQTGVAQSNCYIWMEKRHRGPGLASGQLYSYPARRWRKKRRAHPPEDPRLSFPSIKPDTEQTLKKEGLISQDGSSLEALLRTDPLEKRGAPDPRVDDDSLGEFPVTNSRARKRILEPDDFLDDLDDEDYEEDTPKRRGKGKSKGKGVGSARKKLDASILEDRDKPYACDICGKRYKNRPGLSYHYAHSHLAEEEGEEKEDSQPPTPVSQRSEEQKSKKGPDGLALPNNYCDFCLGDSKINKKTGQPEELVSCSDCGRSGHPSCLQFTPVMMAAVKTYRWQCIECKCCNICGTSENDDQLLFCDDCDRGYHMYCLTPSMSEPPEGSWSCHLCLDLLKEKASIYQNQNSS; from the exons CCTTGGGGAGCAGTACTACAAAGATGCCATGGAGCAGTGCCACAATTACAATGCCCGCCTCTGTGCTGAGCGCAGTGTGCGCCTGCCCTTCTTGGACTCGCAGACCGGAGTAGCTCAGAGCAACTGTTACATCTGGATGGAAAAGCGACACCGGGGTCCAG GTTTGGCCTCTGGGCAGCTGTACTCCTACCCTGCCCGGCGCTGGCGGAAAAAGCGGCGAGCTCACCCTCCTGAGGACCCCAGACTTTCTTTCCCATCTATTAAACCAG ACACAGAACAGACCCTGAAGAAGGAGGGGCTCATTTCTCAAGACGGCAGTAGCTTAGAGGCTCTGTTGCGCACCGACCCCCTGGAGAAGCGAGGTGCCCCAGATCCCCGAGTTGATGATGACAGCCTGGGCGAGTTTCCTGTGACCAACAGTCGAGCACGGAAG CGGATCCTAGAGCCGGATGACTTCCTGGATGACCTGGACGACGAGGACTATGAAGAAGACACGCCCAAGCGTCGGGGAAAGGGGAAGTCCAAG GGTAAAGGTGTGGGCAGTGCCCGTAAGAAGCTGGACGCTTCCATCCTGGAGGACCGGGACAAACCCTATGCCTGTGACA TTTGTGGGAAACGTTACAAGAACCGGCCCGGCCTCAGTTACCACTACGCACACTCCCACTTGGCCGAGGAGGAGGGCGAGGAGAAGGAGGACTCGCAGCCGCCCACCCCCGTGTCCCAGAGGTCGGAGGAGCAGAAGT CCAAGAAGGGTCCCGATGGATTGGCCCTGCCCAACAACTACTGCGACTTCTGCCTGGGGGACTCAAAGATCAACAAGAAGACGGGACAGCCCGAGGAGCTGGTGTCCTGCTCTGACTGTGGCCGCTCAG GGCATCCGTCGTGCCTCCAGTTCACCCCCGTGATGATGGCAGCAGTGAAGACCTACCGCTGGCAGTGCATTGAGTGCAAGTGCTGCAACATCTGTGGCACCTCCGAGAATGAC GACCAGCTGCTCTTCTGTGACGACTGCGATCGCGGCTACCACATGTACTGTCTTACTCCATCCATGTCTGAGCCTCCTGAAG GAAGTTGGAGCTGCCACTTGTGTCTGGACCTGCTGAAGGAGAAAGCTTCAATCTACCAGAACCAGAACTCTTCTTGA
- the TIGD3 gene encoding tigger transposable element-derived protein 3 has protein sequence MELSSKKKLHALSLAEKIQVLELLDESKMSQSEVARRFRVSQPQISRICKNKEKLLADWCSGTANRERKRKRESKYSSIDEALLCWYHIARTKAWDVTGPMLLHKAKELADIMGQDFVPSIGWLVRWKRRNNVGFGARHVLSPPFPSEPPPPGLTSQTQPPLSLKDFSPEDVFGCAEVPLLYRAVPGRVGACDQVQVLLCANSRGIEKRRVLVSGLHAAPRCFFGVSSEALPASYHPDLGIPWSEWLAQFDEDMGRQGRRVALLLAARVVEELAGLPGLCHVRLLPLSAASTTPSLPSSVVRAFKAHYRHRLLGKLAAVQSERAGTSLAEAGAGITVLDALHMAAAAWAKVPPQLIVSSFIQEGLAPCKMPLSPDKAFEMPPVPRGLSHEEFSRFVDLEGEEPMSGVCKEEMGTEDEQEASEDGFEPLPTKADALRALGTLRRWFECNGTSPELFGKFYACEEEVERLCCL, from the coding sequence ATGGAGCTGAGCAGCAAGAAGAAGCTTCATGCCCTTTCCCTGGCTGAGAAGATCCAGGTGCTGGAACTCCTGGATGAGTCCAAGATGTCCCAGTCGGAGGTGGCCCGGCGCTTCCGGGTCTCCCAGCCTCAGATCTCACGCATCTGCAAGAATAAGGAGAAGCTgcttgcagactggtgcagcggCACAGCCAACCGGGAGCGCAAGCGCAAGCGGGAGTCCAAGTACAGCAGCATCGACGAGGCTCTGCTCTGCTGGTACCACATTGCTCGGACCAAGGCCTGGGACGTGACAGGGCCCATGCTGCTCCACAAAGCCAAGGAGCTGGCCGACATCATGGGCCAGGATTTTGTGCCCAGCATCGGCTGGCTGGTCCGCTGGAAACGCCGAAACAATGTGGGCTTTGGAGCCCGCCATGTACTCTCACCTCCGTTCCCCTCTGAGCCACCTCCCCCAGGCCTCACGTCCCAGACCCAGCCACCTCTTTCCCTTAAAGACTTTTCCCCAGAGGACGTTTTTGGCTGTGCTGAAGTGCCCTTGCTGTATCGGGCAGTGCCCGGTAGAGTGGGTGCGTGTGATCAAGTTCAGGTACTGCTGTGTGCCAACAGCAGGGGCATAGAGAAGCGGCGGGTGTTGGTCAGTGGACTCCACGCTGCGCCAAGGTGCTTCTTTGGGGTCAGCAGTGAGGCTCTGCCTGCCTCCTACCACCCTGACCTGGGCATCCCCTGGTCGGAGTGGCTGGCACAGTTTGACGAGGACATGGGGAGGCAGGGCCGACGGGTAGCTTTGCTGCTGGCTGCCCGAGTGGTGGAGGAGCTGGCAGGACTGCCTGGCCTCTGCCACGTGAGGCTCCTGCCTCTGTCTGCCGCTAGCACcaccccttccctgcccagcTCTGTGGTCCGAGCCTTTAAGGCCCATTACCGGCACCGTCTGTTGGGCAAGCTGGCGGCTGTCCAGAGTGAGAGGGCTGGCACATCGCTGGCTGAGGCTGGGGCGGGCATCACAGTGCTGGATGCTCTGCATATGGCAGCGGCGGCCTGGGCCAAGGTGCCTCCGCAGCTCATTGTCAGCAGCTTCATTCAGGAAGGGCTGGCTCCCTGCAAAATGCCCCTGTCCCCGGACAAAGCCTTTGAGATGCCACCAGTCCCCCGTGGCCTGAGCCACGAGGAGTTTTCCCGCTTTGTGGACCTGGAGGGTGAGGAGCCCATGTCTGGAGTGTGCAAAGAGGAGATGGGCACCGAAGACGAGCAGGAGGCCAGCGAGGATGGCTTTGAGCCCCTGCCCACCAAAGCTGATGCCCTCCGGGCCCTGGGCACGCTGAGGAGGTGGTTTGAGTGCAATGGCACTTCTCCTGAGCTATTTGGAAAATTCTATGCCTGTGAGGAGGAGGTGGAGCGGCTCTGCTGCCTGTGA
- the SLC25A45 gene encoding solute carrier family 25 member 45 isoform X2 yields the protein MVKTYRHESILGFFKGMSFPIASIAVVNSVLFGVYSNSLLVLTATSHQERRAQPPSYTHVFIAGCIGGFLQAYCLAPFDLIKVRLQNQTEPRAQPGSPPPRYRGPVHCAASIFQEEGPRGLFRGAWALTLRDTPTLGIYFVTYEWLCRQSTPDGQNPSSATVLVAGGFAGITSWVTATPLDVIKSRMQMAGLKQRAYRGLLDCMVSSARQEGLGVFFRGLTINSARAFPVNAVTFLSYEYLLHAWA from the exons ATGGTCAAGACTTACCGCCATGAGTCG ATCCTGGGCTTCTTCAAGGGGATGAGCTTCCCCATCGCGAGCATAGCCGTGGTCAACTCCGTCCTGTTCGGGGTCTATAGCAACTCCCTGCTGGTGCTCACGGCCACCTCCCACCAGGAGCGGCGGGCGCAGCCACCCAGCTACACGCACGTCTTCATAGCCGGCTGCATCGGGGGGTTCCTGCAG GCCTACTGCTTGGCTCCTTTCGACCTCATCAAAGTTCGGTTGCAAAACCAGACAGAGCCGCGGGCACAGCCGGGCAGCCCCCCACCCCGGTACAGGGGGCCCGTGCACTGTGCAGCCTCCATCTTCCAGGAGGAGGGGCCCCGGGGGCTGTTCCGGGGAGCCTGGGCTCTGACGCTGAGGGACACCCCCACATTGGGAATCTACTTCGTCACCTATGAATGGCTTTGTCGCCAATCCACGCCGGATGGCCAGAACCCCA GCTCAGCCACAGTGCTGGTGGCAGGGGGATTTGCAGGCATCACCTCCTGGGTAACAGCCACCCCCTTGGATGTGATCAAGTCCAGGATGCAGATGGCCGGGCTGAAGCAGAGGGCGTACCGGGGGCTGCTGGACTGCATGGTGAGCAGCGCCCGGCAGGAAGGACTGGGGGTCTTCTTCCGGGGGCTGACCATCAACAGTGCCCGCGCCTTTCCTGTGAACGCTGTCACCTTCCTCAGCTATGAGTACCTCCTCCACGCATGGGCATGA
- the SLC25A45 gene encoding solute carrier family 25 member 45 isoform X1, whose translation MPVEEFVAGWISGALGLVLGHPFDTVKVRLQTQNTYRGIVDCMVKTYRHESILGFFKGMSFPIASIAVVNSVLFGVYSNSLLVLTATSHQERRAQPPSYTHVFIAGCIGGFLQAYCLAPFDLIKVRLQNQTEPRAQPGSPPPRYRGPVHCAASIFQEEGPRGLFRGAWALTLRDTPTLGIYFVTYEWLCRQSTPDGQNPSSATVLVAGGFAGITSWVTATPLDVIKSRMQMAGLKQRAYRGLLDCMVSSARQEGLGVFFRGLTINSARAFPVNAVTFLSYEYLLHAWA comes from the exons GAGCACTGGGCTTGGTCCTGGGACACCCCTTTGACACTGTAAAG GTGCGGCTACAGACCCAAAACACCTACCGGGGCATCGTGGATTGTATGGTCAAGACTTACCGCCATGAGTCG ATCCTGGGCTTCTTCAAGGGGATGAGCTTCCCCATCGCGAGCATAGCCGTGGTCAACTCCGTCCTGTTCGGGGTCTATAGCAACTCCCTGCTGGTGCTCACGGCCACCTCCCACCAGGAGCGGCGGGCGCAGCCACCCAGCTACACGCACGTCTTCATAGCCGGCTGCATCGGGGGGTTCCTGCAG GCCTACTGCTTGGCTCCTTTCGACCTCATCAAAGTTCGGTTGCAAAACCAGACAGAGCCGCGGGCACAGCCGGGCAGCCCCCCACCCCGGTACAGGGGGCCCGTGCACTGTGCAGCCTCCATCTTCCAGGAGGAGGGGCCCCGGGGGCTGTTCCGGGGAGCCTGGGCTCTGACGCTGAGGGACACCCCCACATTGGGAATCTACTTCGTCACCTATGAATGGCTTTGTCGCCAATCCACGCCGGATGGCCAGAACCCCA GCTCAGCCACAGTGCTGGTGGCAGGGGGATTTGCAGGCATCACCTCCTGGGTAACAGCCACCCCCTTGGATGTGATCAAGTCCAGGATGCAGATGGCCGGGCTGAAGCAGAGGGCGTACCGGGGGCTGCTGGACTGCATGGTGAGCAGCGCCCGGCAGGAAGGACTGGGGGTCTTCTTCCGGGGGCTGACCATCAACAGTGCCCGCGCCTTTCCTGTGAACGCTGTCACCTTCCTCAGCTATGAGTACCTCCTCCACGCATGGGCATGA